The Litoribrevibacter albus genome contains the following window.
AACAATCTTGAGCAATTGACTGCCAGAAGGCTTTTCACCCTTCTCCAGCAAATACAAACCGGCATCGTCCAGTTTCACAATGGCTGCCACTAGACCATAGACACCAAAGGTAATTAACAAGGCTACCGTCGATACCACCAAGGCTTGCATTTGGATCGTCGCTTCTTGAACGGTTCCAAGAGCAATCACGACAATTTCTGCGGAGAGAATAAAATCGGTTCGAATGGCCCCTTTAATCTTCTTCTGTTCGAAGGCCACCATATCCACCTCTTCATGACTGACCGCCTCAACCAAGGCATCATGGGCTTGCTTATCCTCTTCTTTATGAGGGAATAACCAATGAAGTACTTTCTCAATACCTTCAAAACAAAGGAAACAGGCACCCATTAGCAACAAGGGGGTAATTAACCAGGGAATGAACGCACTGATTGCTAGTGCAGCGGGTACCAGGATGAATTTGTTTTTGAATGACCCTTTTGCAACTGCCCAAACTACAGGCAGTTCACGATCAGCTTTAACGCCACTCACTTGTTCTGCGTTTACGGCAAGATCATCTCCAAGTACCCCCGCCGTTTTCTTTGCCGCAACTTTTGATAAAGCGGCAACGTCATCCAATAAGGTTGCAATGTCATCAATTAAGGTTAAAAGGCTTGCACCGGCCATTATCTATCCTTGTCATCTTCCAAAACGAGCTGAAAGCATACAGGATTTTTTACCGATTCCCAGTGTCAGACCGCCTATCTTACGACCGAGGCATCCATCTGGATTAAACGCATCGCCAACAACACTAAAACAACACCGGGAACAAAAGACCATTCAAACTTACTCATACCAATTATCATCGTCATACTCAGTACAAAAATTGGTGTTAAAAAGCCATAAGCCGCCACCTTGGTTGGCCCCAGCTTTACGGTGCCATATTGAATCAGGAAAAACGTCGCCAACGTGGTAAAAATCGCAAGATACAGCACGCCACCATACACACTTAACTCCACCTGACGCCACTCAATACTGGGTAAAGAGCTCAATGACAGCATCAACAACCAGAAACCACCCGTTAAGATCACCCAGAACGTCATCACGACCATAGGTTCCCCTTTGTAGACACGTTTGATCATTGAACTGTAGAAACTCATACAAGTAACACCAAACATAAAGATCACATCGCCGTAATTCAGCTCCAAACCAATCACCGCTTGTACGTCCCCACGAAAAACAATCCAAAGCGCGCCAATGGTTCCAACCATCAACCCCAAGCTTCTTCGAATACTGGCTTTTTCTTTATTAATTAAAAAAGCAAAGATCGCGGTGATCGCCGGCACCATCGTATAGATGGCTCCGGTATTCACGGCTGAGGTGTAGCGCAATGCTTCAAACATGGTCCAAAAGCAAGTCACCAACGGAATACTTAACAAGCCATAGCCAAGCAACGAATGCATCGGAGGAAGTTTAAATCCGTGTTTCCCGAACACATAAGGAGCAAACAACAAAGCCGCTGTAAAAAATCTCAGCATCATCATGACATCCGGCGGTAAACCATAGGTGATTGCTTTTCCTACCGGAAATGACGTTGCAGCCAAAAAGATCATCAGCAGCATTAAGGCATGAACATACAGGTTTGACGATGATGTTTGAGACTCATGCGGCAGAACATCCATTTCTGTCGCGTCCGGAGTCAAATCTTTAGTAAGCGTTTGCATTGCATCCTCACTTAAGTGTTTATTCGTAATTTGCACAAGCTTACTCTGTTTCCTTTACTTCCATAATCCGTAAAATACAATAAACACTGTTAACCAAAAGTTAACTATATGTCGTAACCAATACTAGTCGTACCCAATATTAGCCGTAACCAATTTTTGTCTTAACGAAAGTCAGGATCACTGAATCATGGAAAGTTTTGGCGCCTACCCTGTGTTTGTCACTGTGATAGAAACAGGTGGTTTTTCACCAGCCGCAAACAAGCTGGGCATTTCGAAATCCGCTGTAAGTAAACGCATTAGCCAACTGGAAGAACATCTGGGCGTTAAGCTTTTACATCGCACCACACGAAAACTGAGTTTGACTGAGGCAGGCGAACACTTTTACCAACACGCCAGAATAGCCAGCCAAGCAGCCCAGGATGCCGAAGACGCGGTGGCCCAGCTTCAGGGCGTGCCGCAAGGACGCCTTAGAATCAGTATTCCTATGTCCTTTGGACGACTCTACGTTGCGCCTGTTATTCCCGAGTTTTTGAGACGATACCCCAAGATCAACCTTGAACTGGTGATGGACGATGAATTCACCGACTTAATAGGCAGCGGTTTTGATA
Protein-coding sequences here:
- a CDS encoding DMT family transporter; translation: MQTLTKDLTPDATEMDVLPHESQTSSSNLYVHALMLLMIFLAATSFPVGKAITYGLPPDVMMMLRFFTAALLFAPYVFGKHGFKLPPMHSLLGYGLLSIPLVTCFWTMFEALRYTSAVNTGAIYTMVPAITAIFAFLINKEKASIRRSLGLMVGTIGALWIVFRGDVQAVIGLELNYGDVIFMFGVTCMSFYSSMIKRVYKGEPMVVMTFWVILTGGFWLLMLSLSSLPSIEWRQVELSVYGGVLYLAIFTTLATFFLIQYGTVKLGPTKVAAYGFLTPIFVLSMTMIIGMSKFEWSFVPGVVLVLLAMRLIQMDASVVR
- a CDS encoding DUF808 domain-containing protein, producing the protein MAGASLLTLIDDIATLLDDVAALSKVAAKKTAGVLGDDLAVNAEQVSGVKADRELPVVWAVAKGSFKNKFILVPAALAISAFIPWLITPLLLMGACFLCFEGIEKVLHWLFPHKEEDKQAHDALVEAVSHEEVDMVAFEQKKIKGAIRTDFILSAEIVVIALGTVQEATIQMQALVVSTVALLITFGVYGLVAAIVKLDDAGLYLLEKGEKPSGSQLLKIVGKGLLSFAPKLMKTLTVVGTVAMFLVGGGIFTHGVPFLHHFTEESSAAFEHLPSMGYILGEVTPVFINMGVGLVVGLLVLAAVKGIQSVRKPQQGH